A single window of Ovis canadensis isolate MfBH-ARS-UI-01 breed Bighorn chromosome 17, ARS-UI_OviCan_v2, whole genome shotgun sequence DNA harbors:
- the LIMK2 gene encoding LIM domain kinase 2 isoform X2: MGSYLSVQAYFTSRDPFRCSECQDSLTNWYYEKDGKLYCHKDYWGKFGEFCHGCSLLMTGPVMVAGEYKYHPECFACMSCKVIIEDGDAYALVQHATLYCGKCHNEVVLAPMFERLSTESVQDQLPYSVTHISMPATTEGRRGFSVSVESACSNYATTVQVREVNRMHISPDNRNAIHPGDRILEINGAPVRTLRVEEVEDAISQTSQTLQLLIEHDPVSQRLDQLRLDARLSPCTQNDRHAHTLSPLDTKENLEGTLRRRSLRRSNSISKSPGPSSPKEPLLLSRDISRSESLRCSSSCSQQIFRPCDLIHGEVLGKGFFGQAIKVTHKATGKVMVMKELIRCDEETQKTFLTEVKVMRSLDHPNVLKFIGVLYKDKKLNLLTEYIEGGTLKDFLRSVDPFPWQQKVRFAKGIASGMAYLHSMCIIHRDLNSHNCLIKLDKTVVVADFGLSRLIVEERKKPPMEKATTKKRTLRKNDRKKRYTVVGNPYWMAPEMLNGKSYDETVDVFSFGIVLCEIIGQVYADPDCLPRTLDFGLNVKLFWEKFVPTDCPPAFFPLAAICCRLEPESRPAFSKLEDCFEALSLYLGELGIPLPAELEELDHTVSVQYGLIRDSPP, translated from the exons ATGGGGAGTTACTTGTCCGTCCAGGCTTACTTCACCTCCAGAGACCCCTTCCG GTGTTCTGAATGCCAGGATTCCCTCACCAACTGGTACTATGAGAAAGATGGGAAGCTGTACTGCCACAAGGACTACTGGGGGAAGTTTGGGGAGTTCTGCCACGGATGCTCTCTGCTGATGACGGGGCCCGTCATG GTGGCCGGGGAGTACAAGTACCACCCAGAGTGCTTCGCCTGCATGAGCTGCAAGGTGATCATCGAGGATGGGGACGCATACGCCCTGGTGCAGCACGCCACCCTCTACTG TGGGAAGTGCCACAACGAGGTGGTGCTGGCACCCATGTTTGAGAGGCTGTCCACGGAATCCGTCCAGGACCAGCTGCCCTACTCTGTCACACACATCTCCATGCCGGCCACCACCGAAGGCAGGCGGGGCTTCTCCGTGtctgtggagagtgcctgctcCAATTACGCCACCACTGTGCAAGTGAGAGA GGTCAACCGGATGCACATCAGTCCTGACAACCGCAATGCCATCCACCCCGGGGACCGCATCCTGGAGATCAACGGGGCCCCCGTGCGCACGCTCCGCGTGGAGGAG GTGGAGGACGCCATTAGCCAGACGAGCCAGACACTGCAGCTCCTAATCGAACACGACCCCGTCTCCCAGCGCCTGGACCAGCTGCGGCTGGATGCACGGCTCTCTCCCTGCACGCAGAATGACAGACACGCGCACACCCTCAGCCCCCTGGACACCAAGGAGAACCTGGAGGGGACGCTGAGGAGACGCTCCCTGAG ACGCAGTAACAGCATCTCCAAGTCCCCCGGCCCCAGCTCCCCCAAGGAGCCGCTCCTGCTCAGCCGTGACATCAGCCGCTCAGAGTCCCTCCGCTGCTCCAGCAGCTGCTCGCAACAGATCTTCCGGCCCTGTGACCTGATCCACGGCGAGGTCCTGGGGAAGGGCTTCTTCGGGCAGGCCATCAAG GTGACGCACAAAGCCACGGGCAAAGTGATGGTCATGAAGGAGCTGATCCGGTGTgatgaagagacacagaagacttTTCTAACTGAG gTGAAGGTGATGCGCAGCCTGGACCACCCCAACGTGCTCAAGTTCATCGGCGTACTATACAAGGACAAGAAGCTTAACCTGCTGACGGAGTATATCGAGGGGGGCACGCTGAAGGACTTCCTGCGCAGCGTG GACCCGTTCCCCTGGCAGCAGAAGGTCAGGTTTGCCAAAGGTATCGCCTCTGGAATG GCCTATTTGCATTCCATGTGTATCATCCACCGGGATCTGAACTCGCACAACTGCCTCATCAAGCTG GACAAGACAGTGGTAGTGGCTGACTTCGGGCTGTCACGGCTCATCGTCGAGGAGAGAAAGAAGCCCCCCATGGAAAAGGCCACCACCAAGAAGCGCACCTTACGCAAGAACGACCGAAAGAAGCGCTACACGGTGGTGGGGAACCCCTACTGGATGGCCCCGGAGATGCTCAACG GAAAGAGCTACGATGAGACGGTGGATGTCTTCTCTTTTGGGATCGTCCTCTGTGAG ATAATCGGGCAGGTGTATGCAGATCCTGACTGCCTGCCCCGAACACTGGACTTCGGCCTCAACGTGAAACTCTTCTGGGAGAAGTTTGTCCCCACAGACTGCCCCCCAGCCTTCTTCCCCCTGGCCGCCATCTGCTGCAGACTGGAGCCTGAAAGCAG ACCGGCATTCTCCAAACTGGAGGACTGCTTTGAGGCACTGTCCCTGTATCTGGGGGAGCTGGGCATCCCACTGCCTGcagagctggaggagctggaccaCACCGTGAGCGTGCAGTACGGCCTGATCCGGGACTCACCTCCCTAG
- the LIMK2 gene encoding LIM domain kinase 2 isoform X1: MAAQAGEDAWRCQGCGDHVAPNQRLYRTVSEAWHTSCFRCSECQDSLTNWYYEKDGKLYCHKDYWGKFGEFCHGCSLLMTGPVMVAGEYKYHPECFACMSCKVIIEDGDAYALVQHATLYCGKCHNEVVLAPMFERLSTESVQDQLPYSVTHISMPATTEGRRGFSVSVESACSNYATTVQVREVNRMHISPDNRNAIHPGDRILEINGAPVRTLRVEEVEDAISQTSQTLQLLIEHDPVSQRLDQLRLDARLSPCTQNDRHAHTLSPLDTKENLEGTLRRRSLRRSNSISKSPGPSSPKEPLLLSRDISRSESLRCSSSCSQQIFRPCDLIHGEVLGKGFFGQAIKVTHKATGKVMVMKELIRCDEETQKTFLTEVKVMRSLDHPNVLKFIGVLYKDKKLNLLTEYIEGGTLKDFLRSVDPFPWQQKVRFAKGIASGMAYLHSMCIIHRDLNSHNCLIKLDKTVVVADFGLSRLIVEERKKPPMEKATTKKRTLRKNDRKKRYTVVGNPYWMAPEMLNGKSYDETVDVFSFGIVLCEIIGQVYADPDCLPRTLDFGLNVKLFWEKFVPTDCPPAFFPLAAICCRLEPESRPAFSKLEDCFEALSLYLGELGIPLPAELEELDHTVSVQYGLIRDSPP; this comes from the exons GTGAAGATGCCTGGAGGTGTCAGGGCTGTGGAGACCACGTTGCTCCCAACCAGCGGTTGTACAGGACCGTCAGTGAAGCCTGGCATACCTCCTGCTTCCG GTGTTCTGAATGCCAGGATTCCCTCACCAACTGGTACTATGAGAAAGATGGGAAGCTGTACTGCCACAAGGACTACTGGGGGAAGTTTGGGGAGTTCTGCCACGGATGCTCTCTGCTGATGACGGGGCCCGTCATG GTGGCCGGGGAGTACAAGTACCACCCAGAGTGCTTCGCCTGCATGAGCTGCAAGGTGATCATCGAGGATGGGGACGCATACGCCCTGGTGCAGCACGCCACCCTCTACTG TGGGAAGTGCCACAACGAGGTGGTGCTGGCACCCATGTTTGAGAGGCTGTCCACGGAATCCGTCCAGGACCAGCTGCCCTACTCTGTCACACACATCTCCATGCCGGCCACCACCGAAGGCAGGCGGGGCTTCTCCGTGtctgtggagagtgcctgctcCAATTACGCCACCACTGTGCAAGTGAGAGA GGTCAACCGGATGCACATCAGTCCTGACAACCGCAATGCCATCCACCCCGGGGACCGCATCCTGGAGATCAACGGGGCCCCCGTGCGCACGCTCCGCGTGGAGGAG GTGGAGGACGCCATTAGCCAGACGAGCCAGACACTGCAGCTCCTAATCGAACACGACCCCGTCTCCCAGCGCCTGGACCAGCTGCGGCTGGATGCACGGCTCTCTCCCTGCACGCAGAATGACAGACACGCGCACACCCTCAGCCCCCTGGACACCAAGGAGAACCTGGAGGGGACGCTGAGGAGACGCTCCCTGAG ACGCAGTAACAGCATCTCCAAGTCCCCCGGCCCCAGCTCCCCCAAGGAGCCGCTCCTGCTCAGCCGTGACATCAGCCGCTCAGAGTCCCTCCGCTGCTCCAGCAGCTGCTCGCAACAGATCTTCCGGCCCTGTGACCTGATCCACGGCGAGGTCCTGGGGAAGGGCTTCTTCGGGCAGGCCATCAAG GTGACGCACAAAGCCACGGGCAAAGTGATGGTCATGAAGGAGCTGATCCGGTGTgatgaagagacacagaagacttTTCTAACTGAG gTGAAGGTGATGCGCAGCCTGGACCACCCCAACGTGCTCAAGTTCATCGGCGTACTATACAAGGACAAGAAGCTTAACCTGCTGACGGAGTATATCGAGGGGGGCACGCTGAAGGACTTCCTGCGCAGCGTG GACCCGTTCCCCTGGCAGCAGAAGGTCAGGTTTGCCAAAGGTATCGCCTCTGGAATG GCCTATTTGCATTCCATGTGTATCATCCACCGGGATCTGAACTCGCACAACTGCCTCATCAAGCTG GACAAGACAGTGGTAGTGGCTGACTTCGGGCTGTCACGGCTCATCGTCGAGGAGAGAAAGAAGCCCCCCATGGAAAAGGCCACCACCAAGAAGCGCACCTTACGCAAGAACGACCGAAAGAAGCGCTACACGGTGGTGGGGAACCCCTACTGGATGGCCCCGGAGATGCTCAACG GAAAGAGCTACGATGAGACGGTGGATGTCTTCTCTTTTGGGATCGTCCTCTGTGAG ATAATCGGGCAGGTGTATGCAGATCCTGACTGCCTGCCCCGAACACTGGACTTCGGCCTCAACGTGAAACTCTTCTGGGAGAAGTTTGTCCCCACAGACTGCCCCCCAGCCTTCTTCCCCCTGGCCGCCATCTGCTGCAGACTGGAGCCTGAAAGCAG ACCGGCATTCTCCAAACTGGAGGACTGCTTTGAGGCACTGTCCCTGTATCTGGGGGAGCTGGGCATCCCACTGCCTGcagagctggaggagctggaccaCACCGTGAGCGTGCAGTACGGCCTGATCCGGGACTCACCTCCCTAG
- the LIMK2 gene encoding LIM domain kinase 2 isoform X3: MTGPVMVAGEYKYHPECFACMSCKVIIEDGDAYALVQHATLYCGKCHNEVVLAPMFERLSTESVQDQLPYSVTHISMPATTEGRRGFSVSVESACSNYATTVQVREVNRMHISPDNRNAIHPGDRILEINGAPVRTLRVEEVEDAISQTSQTLQLLIEHDPVSQRLDQLRLDARLSPCTQNDRHAHTLSPLDTKENLEGTLRRRSLRRSNSISKSPGPSSPKEPLLLSRDISRSESLRCSSSCSQQIFRPCDLIHGEVLGKGFFGQAIKVTHKATGKVMVMKELIRCDEETQKTFLTEVKVMRSLDHPNVLKFIGVLYKDKKLNLLTEYIEGGTLKDFLRSVDPFPWQQKVRFAKGIASGMAYLHSMCIIHRDLNSHNCLIKLDKTVVVADFGLSRLIVEERKKPPMEKATTKKRTLRKNDRKKRYTVVGNPYWMAPEMLNGKSYDETVDVFSFGIVLCEIIGQVYADPDCLPRTLDFGLNVKLFWEKFVPTDCPPAFFPLAAICCRLEPESRPAFSKLEDCFEALSLYLGELGIPLPAELEELDHTVSVQYGLIRDSPP, translated from the exons ATGACGGGGCCCGTCATG GTGGCCGGGGAGTACAAGTACCACCCAGAGTGCTTCGCCTGCATGAGCTGCAAGGTGATCATCGAGGATGGGGACGCATACGCCCTGGTGCAGCACGCCACCCTCTACTG TGGGAAGTGCCACAACGAGGTGGTGCTGGCACCCATGTTTGAGAGGCTGTCCACGGAATCCGTCCAGGACCAGCTGCCCTACTCTGTCACACACATCTCCATGCCGGCCACCACCGAAGGCAGGCGGGGCTTCTCCGTGtctgtggagagtgcctgctcCAATTACGCCACCACTGTGCAAGTGAGAGA GGTCAACCGGATGCACATCAGTCCTGACAACCGCAATGCCATCCACCCCGGGGACCGCATCCTGGAGATCAACGGGGCCCCCGTGCGCACGCTCCGCGTGGAGGAG GTGGAGGACGCCATTAGCCAGACGAGCCAGACACTGCAGCTCCTAATCGAACACGACCCCGTCTCCCAGCGCCTGGACCAGCTGCGGCTGGATGCACGGCTCTCTCCCTGCACGCAGAATGACAGACACGCGCACACCCTCAGCCCCCTGGACACCAAGGAGAACCTGGAGGGGACGCTGAGGAGACGCTCCCTGAG ACGCAGTAACAGCATCTCCAAGTCCCCCGGCCCCAGCTCCCCCAAGGAGCCGCTCCTGCTCAGCCGTGACATCAGCCGCTCAGAGTCCCTCCGCTGCTCCAGCAGCTGCTCGCAACAGATCTTCCGGCCCTGTGACCTGATCCACGGCGAGGTCCTGGGGAAGGGCTTCTTCGGGCAGGCCATCAAG GTGACGCACAAAGCCACGGGCAAAGTGATGGTCATGAAGGAGCTGATCCGGTGTgatgaagagacacagaagacttTTCTAACTGAG gTGAAGGTGATGCGCAGCCTGGACCACCCCAACGTGCTCAAGTTCATCGGCGTACTATACAAGGACAAGAAGCTTAACCTGCTGACGGAGTATATCGAGGGGGGCACGCTGAAGGACTTCCTGCGCAGCGTG GACCCGTTCCCCTGGCAGCAGAAGGTCAGGTTTGCCAAAGGTATCGCCTCTGGAATG GCCTATTTGCATTCCATGTGTATCATCCACCGGGATCTGAACTCGCACAACTGCCTCATCAAGCTG GACAAGACAGTGGTAGTGGCTGACTTCGGGCTGTCACGGCTCATCGTCGAGGAGAGAAAGAAGCCCCCCATGGAAAAGGCCACCACCAAGAAGCGCACCTTACGCAAGAACGACCGAAAGAAGCGCTACACGGTGGTGGGGAACCCCTACTGGATGGCCCCGGAGATGCTCAACG GAAAGAGCTACGATGAGACGGTGGATGTCTTCTCTTTTGGGATCGTCCTCTGTGAG ATAATCGGGCAGGTGTATGCAGATCCTGACTGCCTGCCCCGAACACTGGACTTCGGCCTCAACGTGAAACTCTTCTGGGAGAAGTTTGTCCCCACAGACTGCCCCCCAGCCTTCTTCCCCCTGGCCGCCATCTGCTGCAGACTGGAGCCTGAAAGCAG ACCGGCATTCTCCAAACTGGAGGACTGCTTTGAGGCACTGTCCCTGTATCTGGGGGAGCTGGGCATCCCACTGCCTGcagagctggaggagctggaccaCACCGTGAGCGTGCAGTACGGCCTGATCCGGGACTCACCTCCCTAG